GCACTGAAAAAGTAGCTAGTACTTTTCTCTGAAATTAAGTatctaaaatattatttttttattatatatttatacaacaatgtatttatattaaaaagtgGGAGAATAATTTAGTTTTGAACTCGTTTACAAGAAGAATACCATTAAATTTAGACGTATGTCAACCGTTAAATTGTTTGATTTGGACAAAAAGGATAGATGGTTATTTTAAgaaaactttaacaaaaaactcccgatactgttcactttaacgaaaaatcacatttttacactgaaaagtcaattctgatactattcactttaccatttattttgtccttattattaaaattcaaaattttcaaattttttacattagttttcctttatttgaAATCAAATTAGTTACTTCAATGTTGATTTATTTTAGTAAATGTCATATATATAGTACCATAACTTAATCAAGATTAGAGATAATAGTATCATATGTGAataccattttttttctctGCTCAGAAATGAAGGAAATACTCATCTCTTCCTTTTGTGTATTGTTAATAGCCTTCTCCAAAGTGCTTGGGGAAACTCAGAATGGCTGCAAAGAATTGAAGTGCGGGGATCAAGGCCCGCCTGTCCGTTTCCCTTTCATCCTCAAAGATAGACATCCAGATCACTGTGGCTATCCTGGGTTTGTTGTGTCATGCAATGAGAAACAAGAGACGGTTCTCGAGCTTCCAATTCCGGCCAAATTCTCTGTCAAAATCATTGATTATAAGTATCAGGAAGTCCATCTATACGACTCAGATAATTGCTTGCTGGTAAAAGTTTCAGAAATCCTCAACACTTCAATCTCTCCTTTCCACTTCTCAGAAGAGTTTCAGGACAACCTTGccttattcaaatgttctttAGATCTTGAAAGACGACAGTACGTTCACGTTTTAAATGGCACCTGCCTTACCAGCCCCGGCCATCACGTTTATGCCATTGATCCCGACTACGAAATTGATAACCTGCAGTCTTGTACAAAGATTCGTAATGTTTTATCAGTTCCATCTTCGGGTGTTCTGAAATGGTCTAAACCACACTGCACAGAATGTGAAGCGGGGGGAAAGAGGTGTATACTGAAGAACAACGGGAACAAAAGCGAAATTGAATGTGTTAACCTGACAAAAGCAAGTAATATTCTGCTTGACATATATTCtgttcaaaagcaaaagcattTTTAAAATAATGATTAATACTCTCTGCTGGCGAATAGGATGAACTGAACCGCTACAATTAATTTCATGACTAACAATATGCtttt
This region of Malus domestica chromosome 07, GDT2T_hap1 genomic DNA includes:
- the LOC114825821 gene encoding putative RING-H2 finger protein ATL21A, whose product is MAWKKNKKSRDLTSLKNPTYFSCLLINGMEEEQKVKGFNFATEEFRNTTGIGAFSKVLGETQNGCKELKCGDQGPPVRFPFILKDRHPDHCGYPGFVVSCNEKQETVLELPIPAKFSVKIIDYKYQEVHLYDSDNCLLVKVSEILNTSISPFHFSEEFQDNLALFKCSLDLERRQYVHVLNGTCLTSPGHHVYAIDPDYEIDNLQSCTKIRNVLSVPSSGVLKWSKPHCTECEAGGKRCILKNNGNKSEIECVNLTKASNILLDIYSVQKQKHF